TAGACCCCAACCCCTAGGCACTTGTGTAGATCTCAGAAGATTTGATAGGTGTTAGCAATATGGTAACAGTTTAGTCTTTCTCTTATGGGTTTCTGTGATGTTGGTTACACCCATCCAAACCTTTCAAATCTACACAAGTACATAGGGACTTTATCTTGGGGCTTATGTtgcattcataaccaagtgggaaggtggtaattaccagctgtgaagtcgtaaataacagttggatgcattcacatgctttgaactcgttgagaaacgctgattggctaatggcAAACAAGCTGCGTCAatcataaactaaaagtacagctatcatgcttgtaaacatATGTGTTCAAAAACATTAATAGATagctttttataaataatgttttactGCATATAACTGCCTAAAATGCTGTTATCGAGGTCATTTCCTTAGTGGGTGACGTCAGAGGTCAACATGTGGGAGAAGTTGGCGCTCAGGGATGATAgatgagtttcccactagtaattaccagttggaggggcgTTCAAGTAGGTTTTGTATGTGGTAAATaacaccttcccacttggttgtAAGGTCTTGATTTAGAATTGGGCAATTGTGTGATGTACAGTCCATCAGAACTGATGCCATCTGTGTGGCAGCAACCCTATTTTGCTCTGAATAGTTGTGAACCTATGTAAATGTGAGACTTTAATAAATATATGAATCACTTAAGAGTGTTCAGAGGTTGTTTGATGAACTACAGTTGTCCAGTGTTCTTCAGTCCTGGTGGGTTTATTTAGTCCTAGCCACCCAAAAACATGCACCTTCATCAGTTTTTATAGGCTGCGGTTACACGGGCAGCCCAATCTTGATATTTTGCAAATTAGTGGAAAAAAATCCGAATTGGGCTGTCTGAGTAAATATTTATATGAttagatatatatttatattattagatatatatttatattattagatatttatattatatatatatattattagatatatatttatattagtTAAGAGTAAAAAATGTCACAACAATGATCTATGAGCAGTAGAGGaacttctctctcactctttctcaatTTAATTCagtttaaggggctttattggcatgggaaccaCATGTTtactttgccaaagcaagtgaaatagatgataaacaaaagtgaaaaaaaaCTAGGaataatgaacagtaaacattacactcacaaaagtgaAAAAAGAGTAAAGcgatttcaaatgtcatattatgtctatatacagtattgtaacaatattcaaatagttaaagtacaaaagggaaaataaatacacataaatatgggttgtatttacaatggtgtttgttcttcactggttgcccttttcttgtggcaaaaggtcacacgtcttgctgctgtgattgcacactgtggtatttctcccaatagatatgggagttttgaattctttgtgggtctgtgtagtcTGAGGGAAATATATCTCTAATATGgacatacatttggcaggaggttaggaactgCAGCCCAGTTTCCACcttattttgtgggcagtgtgcacatagcctgcctCCCTACGGCAGCCTTtgctcaatagcaaggctatgctcattgagtctgtgcatagtcaaagctttccttaattttccTCAAAGCttaccgccttatctcagctcactggtcaccatagcaacacccacccgtagcacacgctccagcaggtatatttcactggtcatccccaaaaccaacacttcctttggccgcctttccttccagttctctgctgccaatgaatggaacaaattgcaaaaatcactgaagctggagtcttatatctcactctctaactttaagcatcagctgtcagagcagcttaccgatcactgtacctgtacacagccaatctgtaaatagcacacccaactacctcactCCCATATTATTactaccctcttgctcttttgcaccacagtatctctacttgcacatcatcatctgcacatccatcactccagtcttcatgctaaattgtaataatttttgcctctatggcctatttattgcctacctccctactcttctacatttgcacacactgtatataaattttttctattgtgttattgactgtacatttgtttgtgtaactctgtgttgtttgtttttgttgcactactttgctttatcttggccaggttgcagttgtaaatgagaacttgttctcaactggcctacctggttaaataaaggtgaaataaataaaaaaacattttaaaaattgggtcagtcacagttgtcaggtattctgccattgtgtactctctgtttagggccaaatagcattctagtgtgctctgtttttttgtaaattctttccaatgtgtcaagtaattatctttttgtcttctcatgatttggttgtgtctagttgtgttgctgtcctggggctctgtggggtctgtttgtgtttgtgaacagagccccaggaccagcttgttttGGGGACTTTTCTACAGGTTCATATCTCTGTAGGTGACggttttgttatggaaggtttgggaatcactttaatttaggtggttgtagaattctctctctctccctctctctctctctctctctctctctctctcaagaagCCAAGCCAAGGAAGCCAGCTGAGAGTAATGGGACCTTGTCTGCTTTTTGAAACTGCATCTCAAGTCTAAAGTGTCTTCCTTTCCTCATCACCcttctttctcttttcttttaAACGGTCTCGTTTCTGAGGAGTCGAAGACAATTGTGCGGAAGGACTGATGCCAATGACAGAACGTATTCTAGGCCGTTTGTTTTTACTCTGTATTATTGGGATGGACTCCTAAAAATTATTTAACGgtagtctacacccgttgtattcagcgcatgtgacaaatataatttgatttgaggaGAGGAACCAATTTTAGCCAATTGGGATGTCCCCGGTCTTTCGCTTCGTAAAAAGAAAAAACGGATATACGTGTACTATATCCGGTGTGCGACGTCACCTTGTAAACATGGTCGCCCCCAGTATTCAACAGtgtcgttagctagctaaatacatttgaaaacaacCGAGTTTATTATTTTCCACAGTATCACGGCTCTTGAAAATGGATAAACCAACGTTCCAGTCTACGTCGGGAGGACGGCAGCACCCCGTTTCTAACACCGGAGGTCCGGATACGTTTTACCTTAGAGGTGGACCTCCATATCTCGGACCGCCGCCGATACAACCACCACCAGTATATGAAACCTCGTTTCAAAGTAATATGCCGAGTTCAAGTAACGTTGCTGGAGCGTTTTGGCCCGGTCAAAACCCTTCCCAATATCTTCCTCCACCACAACAAGCCCCAGTTAGCGACCAGAGATTCCCTCAAAGTCAAGAGTGGACTCCACCTCCACCCGTGTCAGGATATGGCTTCAGACCCCCCTTTCCACAACCACCGCCTAGATTTGAAGGCTACGGACCACCTCATATGTCGTCCCCGCGATATGGTTTTGATCCGTCGATACCGCCGCCGCCCCTCAACAACCCGGCATTCAGTCAGTTCCCTCCCATGTCTTCACAACCAGTTCCCTTCCACAGTCATCCAAAGCTGGAACCCAACACACATGAGGGGAGACCACCAAACTCATGGGCTCAGGGCTACAATGTGGGTGATGCTCAATCGAACATGGAAACTTCAGATTTCCAAAGATCATTTGATCACAATCCAGCATACCCTAGCCCCGGTCCACAACACAGTCAGTATGGAAACCCTGATGCAAGTTTTAGACCAAAGCATGCGGACAGTGGTTACACTGAACATCGTAGCAGACCTCTCCTAGCCTCCCCCTCCTTGATTCCGATGGGAAAAGCTTTGCAGCGTGACCAAGGTTTTAGCAGGCCTACGGCTCCACAGCTGCCAGACGAAGACTCCATTCAGAGGATGCAAGACGAACAGTGGCTGAAACATTTCTTGAGGAACCGAGAGAGGACAACAGCCAAGACCTCCAAACCGGCACAACCTCATTCAAGGCAAACACACCCAAAGGTCTCCGTGGCTCACATACGAGACACCCTGTACGGTGCCATACAGCTCGTTTCAAAGCTGTCCATGGCTTGTGAAACGCTGAAGCACAACTTGGAGAACGAGAGCGTCTGGGCGGATTcttatgctgaggcagtgagtgTGAAAACAGATCTGCAAGAGAAACTGAAGGTCCTTGGTGACTCTGAGTGTGTTGAAAGTCTTCAAAAGAAACTGAGTTCCATCAGTAAGAGAAGGGCCAGGCTGCGGCGTCGACAAGTGGAACAGGAGGAGGACAAACAGAAGGACGAGGAACGAGTGGCTGAGCGTGAAGCGGCCATCGACAAGTGGAGGATGAAACGTATCCATGAagtagaggagaagaagagggtgaGAGAACTGAAAGGGAGCACTGTCAAACTCAGTGTCTCATCTCTGATCGATAGTTCCCCCTTTCCACCTTCAGACCGGAGCCCTCCTGCTTTAAACCTAAAGGTTGCATTTTTTTGTTCTAGCCCAGCACATCTGATTCAACTAAGGAAGGGTTTGATGTTTAGTTGAGAATTTGAAGCGTGTGTGTTGGGCTAGACATAAACTGTGCAACCGTGGTGCTCCCCAGGGACTGGAGATGAGACACACTCCTGCTCTAAGTAATGTGCGTTACACACGTCAGCAGCAGGTGGCCACGTGTTCTTAGTTTGGTGTCAGTGAATTTCAAGACTGTCTTAACTGCTTTCGTTTTGATTTAACTCGCTCATTGGACAGCTGTTGATTGATACACAaatcatggacacatctgaataTGCATTGATGGAAACTGCTTtttgcagaggtgtgtgtgtgtgtgtgtgtgtttctgtattgaTTTGAACCAGACTATGAACACGGCTTCTGTTATCTATGTCTTTTTTTGTGCTCCCCTCCCCCATCAGGAGCAAGAGCTGAAGCTGGCTGCTGACACGGTGCTCTGTGAAGTGAGGAAGAAGCAGGCAGATGCCAAGAGGATGCTGGACATCCTCAGGTCACTGGAGAAGCTACGCAAACTCAGGAAGGAGGCAGCCTCCAGGAAAGGTAAGGAGAAGCACCATAATGGTAGAACAGTTTCTCTTCAGATCTTTTGTCTAGCCAACTGCTGTTCAACTTCACAACAACAATAGTCAAAAATCTCTGTTCTCATTGAACAAGTTCATTCAGTACCTCTCTGTTTCACTCCATTTTAAAACGTTTTCTGACAACTGAACATAAACTTCTCTCTGTTTGTGTCCTCTACCAGGGATCTTCCCGGAGAAAGAAGCCGACCAAGCATTTGATGGGCTGGTGGAGCGCCTGCGTGCACTGATCAGGAAGAGGACAGGGGTGTATGGGGCAGAGGAGAACGCCCTGCGGGTGATGCTGGAGAGCGAGCAGGAGGAGGAGCGCAGGAGGGACCTGGAGAAACGAcagaagaaggagagggagaggctaCTGCTGAGGAAACGAGAGATGGATAGCATGCTCTTTGGAGGTAAGTAGAAACCGTATAAAGGCTGGTGGTTTTTCCCAAAAGGAGAGTCGGGACCCACTTTCACGTAGCATGTTTATTTTGGGTCGTGAAAATAAACACATTATTTAGTTAACTGTAACACAGCAATTCAAAAGGTATTAGGTTGGTCATCTCATGGCACACAGTTTCTGAACCACTGGTAAATAAGAGGAAAACAGACACAGCATTTAGAGATTCTGATTTTATAAGTTAATATCTGAATAACCATTTATCTTAATGTGActgttctcccctcctctcctccagatgaGATGCCTTCTGACCACCCCCTACAGCCCTTCAGAGAGTACTACACACAGGCAGAACGCTCACTACCAGCCTTAATACAGATACGGTTTGTGTCACACAAGCATTTTACTAGACTTAGAGATTTACCTCCACTAAGGCCCTGTTCAAATACCTTAAGACTGCACCCTTCCTTTTCTTCCTTCATTCATTAAAAGTGTATGTCAAGTGTATGAAAGGGCTCCACCAATGCTTTTACTGTTAAAGCATATCTAACCAGTGATATTTAACCAGTCATTAAATCAAGGAACGAAGGATGCATGCACTTTTAAAGTACTTCAGTATCCTATGTTTTAGCTCACCTGCTGTCTTTCTCCTCTAGGAGAGAGTGGGACCTCTGTCTGGTCTCAGTGGACCACCCAGACGGCACCACGGTCCCCCAGGACTGGGTCTTACCACAATGCCCCACAGATGAGATTTGGGCCACAGCCCTGGACCGAGGGGACTGCCTCGGACCCTGACTGACACCCATATTGGCTCTGGAAAGGACTGGTCATTTGCTAGCAGTGTATTCAGCAAGTTACTGCAACAAGACCTGCTGGAGAAGTGAAACAGAGGAGTGAAATTTACTTATGTTTGATTATTTCTGATTGCCATTTACGAAATATCCACAAGTGACATATTGGCTTTTCTTTAGAGTATTTCTACCctgacaaaaaaatgtaacattGTTCTTAAAACAATTCCTGCCAATCCTTTTTTCTGTATATTTTTATGGTTTTCTTTAAGGATTACTAAATCAGTTCTTCATTCTACAAACAGCTATTTGGTAGTTACTCTCTCCAACTGATATTTGACTGAATTGAAGTCCTATTTACCAGGAATTCTGTATTTTCTGAAGTGAATAAATATTTTTATTCCTGCCTGCCTGGCGTACCAGATTATGGACCATGGTCAGTTGGTGTCACTGCTACATTTGAGCTAAACGTGTCTTAcagaggagggttcttagtgacGTCACACTGTCTAGCTCTTGGAGAGCTCTGTTTCCCTCTGTCTACCTTCTGTTTACCACCTTTACACAGCATGGGTGTACCGAGAATCTCTTAACACCCTGGCCTGGCCtgccaaggaaggaaggaatggaAGGATTACTCTTCTCCTTGTTGGCCTTCTCATTAATCAAACCAATTGAATACCCAGTTGAATATCTAGTACAAACATTTGACACTGTCTTCTCATAGTTTGTAACATCAGACATCTTTTTGGAGTCACGAGTTACAAGCTCACAGGGAAAACTAACTTGCTCCTCGCTCTTctatacagagagacagatatgTTCCATATAGAGCTGACTTAACTCCCTATTCTACATGACAGATATAGTCGATACAATGTTATTTgacacatgcaccgaatacaaccggtgtagaccttactgcaTCCCAATGAtgcagaataaaaaaatgtaatagtaACATgagaaataaaatacacaagaatggaggtgtatacagggagtaccagtaccagatcaatgtggagctatatacagggagtaccagtaccagatcaatgtggagctatatacagggagtaccagtaccagatcaatgtgaggctatatacagggagtaccagtaccagatcaatgtgaggctatatacagggagtaccagtaccagatcaatgtggagctatatacagggagtaccagtaccagatcaatgtgaggctttatacagggagtaccagtaccagatcaatgtgaggctatatacagggagtaccagtaccagatcaatgtggagctatatacagggagtaccagtaccagatcaatgtgaggctatatacagggagtaccagtaccagatcaatgtggagctatatacagggagtaccagtaccagatcaatgtgaggctatatacagggagtaccagatcaatgtggagctatatacagggagtaccagtaccagataaatgtgaagctatatacagggagtaccagtaccagatcaatgtggagctatatacagggagtaccagatcaatgtggagctatatacagggagtaccagtaccagatcaatgtgaggctatatacagggagtaccagtaccagatcaatgtggagctatatacagggagtaccagtaccagatacatgtgaagctatatacagggagtaccagatcaatgggagactatatacagggagtaccagatcaatgtgcagaggtatttgaggtagatgtgttatggtttggggttatatctgttctacAAAATATATGTATATCTGAACTCTCTGCAATGCTTCACCCTCCTTAACATACCCTGGGGGTGGTcaaaaatggcagcctattccctatgtagtgcactactgttgaccagggcccatacctattccctatataatgcactgtatagggaataccagaatagggtgccatttgggatgtggtGATGGTGTAATGGGAGCGGTTTTCCTTGGGTCTTTCCAGTCGACAGGTGCCTGGGTAGCAGCAGGTAAGCAGCTGAAGTCAGTGAGTTATGTCAGTAGCATAGTGGTTCAGGAGGGCTAATCCTCTGTATCCTCAGACCTCACGCCCACTGCTCTTAATTACCAACAGGTTGGGAGAGGCAGCAACAACACACACGACATCAGTAACCCACGCCTGAGAGAGGAAGAACGCactacagagaagagagggactgCTCACAGAAACAAGTACaggtaaataaaaaaattgacagATTATTTGAGTAGCAAATGTTTTCTGATGATATGGATTTGGTTGAGTCTGAGTATTTACTtgatgattttttattttatttattttatttcacctttatttaaccaggtaggccagctgagaacaagttttcatttacaactgcgacctggcaaagataaagcaaagcagtgcgacaaaaacaacagagttacacatggaataaacaaacgtacagtcaataacacaatatgaGGATAACGCCTCATGTCACGCCAACTGTTTTTTTCACTTAAGGATGTTTTGATATGTTTGTGCTATCGTTTGAATAGCAAATGCTTTTCTAGAGGTGATGATAGTTCCTCTGGTGATGATAGTTCCTCTGGTGATGATAGTTCCTCTGGTGATGATCGTTCCTCTGGAGATGATCGTTCCTCTGGTGATGATCGTTCCTCTGGTGATGATAGTTCCTCTGGTGATGATAGT
This region of Salmo trutta chromosome 29, fSalTru1.1, whole genome shotgun sequence genomic DNA includes:
- the LOC115166907 gene encoding programmed cell death protein 7 isoform X1, coding for MDKPTFQSTSGGRQHPVSNTGGPDTFYLRGGPPYLGPPPIQPPPVYETSFQSNMPSSSNVAGAFWPGQNPSQYLPPPQQAPVSDQRFPQSQEWTPPPPVSGYGFRPPFPQPPPRFEGYGPPHMSSPRYGFDPSIPPPPLNNPAFSQFPPMSSQPVPFHSHPKLEPNTHEGRPPNSWAQGYNVGDAQSNMETSDFQRSFDHNPAYPSPGPQHSQYGNPDASFRPKHADSGYTEHRSRPLLASPSLIPMGKALQRDQGFSRPTAPQLPDEDSIQRMQDEQWLKHFLRNRERTTAKTSKPAQPHSRQTHPKVSVAHIRDTLYGAIQLVSKLSMACETLKHNLENESVWADSYAEAVSVKTDLQEKLKVLGDSECVESLQKKLSSISKRRARLRRRQVEQEEDKQKDEERVAEREAAIDKWRMKRIHEVEEKKREQELKLAADTVLCEVRKKQADAKRMLDILRSLEKLRKLRKEAASRKGIFPEKEADQAFDGLVERLRALIRKRTGVYGAEENALRVMLESEQEEERRRDLEKRQKKERERLLLRKREMDSMLFGDEMPSDHPLQPFREYYTQAERSLPALIQIRREWDLCLVSVDHPDGTTVPQDWVLPQCPTDEIWATALDRGDCLGP
- the LOC115166907 gene encoding programmed cell death protein 7 isoform X2: MDKPTFQSTSGGRQHPVSNTGGPDTFYLRGGPPYLGPPPIQPPPEQELKLAADTVLCEVRKKQADAKRMLDILRSLEKLRKLRKEAASRKGIFPEKEADQAFDGLVERLRALIRKRTGVYGAEENALRVMLESEQEEERRRDLEKRQKKERERLLLRKREMDSMLFGDEMPSDHPLQPFREYYTQAERSLPALIQIRREWDLCLVSVDHPDGTTVPQDWVLPQCPTDEIWATALDRGDCLGP